In one Mucilaginibacter ginsenosidivorax genomic region, the following are encoded:
- a CDS encoding ThuA domain-containing protein, translating into MNIRVSKLAVLTAILCIVCLSFFTAGAQKNKPFKVIAFYTGRNDKAHISFMHEANKRFPEIGKKYNFTYDSTNNWSNMNAAFLAKYQVVLFLDTRPDDPAQRAAFEKYIKNGGGWMGFHFSAFALTPSDYPQNWDWYHNEFLGSGQYVSNTWHPTPAILRVEDARHPVTRGLPVTFKTQPNEWYRWEHDLRKNPDIEILLTIDSASFPLGNGPKQYEIWHSGYYPVVWTNKKYRMVYFNMGHNDMDYDGGTNRTLSYTFDNDTQNQLLINSLLWLGRGK; encoded by the coding sequence ATGAATATCCGTGTTTCAAAACTCGCTGTGCTGACAGCTATTCTGTGTATTGTTTGCCTGAGTTTTTTTACAGCTGGCGCACAAAAAAATAAGCCTTTTAAAGTAATAGCTTTTTATACCGGTCGTAATGATAAGGCCCATATCAGCTTTATGCACGAGGCCAATAAGCGTTTTCCGGAGATAGGAAAAAAATACAATTTCACCTACGATTCTACTAACAATTGGAGCAATATGAATGCTGCTTTCCTGGCCAAATACCAGGTGGTATTGTTTTTAGATACCCGGCCTGATGACCCTGCTCAGCGTGCCGCGTTTGAAAAGTACATAAAAAACGGGGGCGGCTGGATGGGTTTCCACTTTTCGGCTTTTGCGCTTACTCCTTCAGATTATCCTCAAAACTGGGATTGGTACCATAACGAGTTCCTGGGATCAGGCCAATATGTAAGCAATACCTGGCACCCAACCCCGGCCATTTTAAGGGTAGAGGACGCTAGACACCCGGTAACCCGTGGCCTGCCTGTCACCTTTAAAACCCAGCCTAACGAATGGTACCGATGGGAGCATGATTTGCGCAAGAACCCGGATATTGAGATCTTGTTAACTATCGACTCGGCCAGTTTTCCGCTGGGTAACGGGCCTAAGCAATATGAAATATGGCACAGCGGTTACTACCCCGTGGTATGGACAAATAAAAAATACCGTATGGTTTATTTTAACATGGGCCACAATGATATGGATTATGACGGAGGCACTAACCGTACTTTATCTTACACCTTTGATAACGATACGCAAAACCAGTTGCTTATCAATAGTTTGTTGTGGCTGGGCAGAGGGAAGTAG
- a CDS encoding YnfA family protein, translating into MNILRSLVVFIVAGLCEIGGGYLIWQWLKQDKPMWYGILGGIILAAYGVVATWQSAGFGRVYAAYGGIFILMALLWAWRVDGFKPDRYDVIGALVALAGACIIIFTPRGK; encoded by the coding sequence ATGAACATCCTCCGCTCGCTTGTAGTTTTTATAGTTGCCGGTTTGTGCGAAATTGGCGGCGGCTATTTAATATGGCAATGGTTAAAACAGGATAAACCAATGTGGTATGGCATTTTGGGCGGCATTATACTGGCCGCTTACGGTGTGGTAGCAACCTGGCAATCGGCCGGCTTTGGGCGGGTATACGCAGCCTATGGAGGCATTTTCATTTTAATGGCACTCCTATGGGCCTGGCGTGTTGACGGTTTTAAGCCCGACAGGTACGATGTAATTGGGGCCCTGGTAGCTTTGGCAGGTGCATGCATTATCATTTTTACACCGCGCGGAAAATAA
- a CDS encoding FGGY-family carbohydrate kinase, translated as MAQIPVIAVFDVGKTNKKLFLFDENYKIVFERTARFTETHDEDGDPCENLDSLRLSVFDSLREIFKHKEFDLKAVNFSTYGASFVYVDEDGTPLTPLYNYLKPYPPELSRQFYQTYGDEERFARETASPVLGNLNSGLQLYRLKYQQPEVFKKIRYALHLPQYMSYLLSGQMVTDLTSIGCHTALWDFTANDYHKWLTDEAILPKMAPLKPADSVLPSVFPGSRFCVGIGLHDSSAALIPYLVSFNMPFVLISTGTWSISLNPFNQTPLTADELKNDCLNYLQYKGSPVKASRLFTGHEYEQQVKRIADHFNRDIIIYRTINYDAAIAAKLNLHNSGLTSSKQDGELQKSFFEQRDLNDFADDIEAYHQLMIDIVNQQTVSTNYVLQGCKVQRIFVDGGFSKNSVFMHLLALAYPQLEVYAASMAQATAVGTALAIHSCWNSKALPHDLIELKYYSGAKEVV; from the coding sequence ATGGCGCAAATACCTGTTATAGCTGTTTTTGATGTTGGAAAAACCAATAAGAAGCTGTTCCTGTTCGATGAAAACTACAAGATAGTTTTTGAACGTACAGCCCGCTTCACCGAAACCCATGACGAAGATGGCGACCCATGCGAAAACCTGGATAGCCTGCGCCTGTCGGTATTTGATTCGCTACGCGAGATTTTTAAGCATAAAGAGTTTGATTTAAAAGCGGTCAATTTTTCTACCTACGGCGCAAGCTTTGTTTATGTAGATGAGGATGGCACCCCGCTTACCCCATTGTATAATTACCTTAAACCATATCCACCAGAGTTGAGCAGGCAGTTTTACCAAACCTATGGCGACGAAGAGCGGTTTGCACGTGAAACTGCCTCGCCGGTTTTGGGCAACCTTAACTCGGGTTTACAACTATACCGGCTTAAATACCAGCAGCCAGAGGTGTTTAAAAAAATAAGATATGCCCTGCACCTGCCCCAATACATGAGTTACCTGTTAAGCGGCCAAATGGTTACCGATTTAACCAGCATAGGCTGCCATACTGCCCTTTGGGATTTTACTGCAAATGACTATCACAAATGGCTAACAGATGAGGCTATACTGCCTAAAATGGCCCCGCTAAAGCCAGCTGATAGTGTTTTACCATCTGTGTTTCCGGGTAGCAGGTTTTGCGTGGGGATTGGCCTGCATGATAGCTCGGCAGCGCTTATCCCCTACCTGGTAAGTTTCAACATGCCCTTTGTACTCATATCAACAGGCACATGGTCTATCAGTTTAAACCCGTTTAACCAGACACCCCTTACCGCAGATGAGTTGAAAAACGACTGCCTTAACTACCTGCAATACAAAGGCAGCCCGGTTAAAGCTTCACGCCTGTTTACCGGGCACGAATATGAGCAACAGGTAAAAAGAATAGCAGACCACTTTAACCGGGATATTATCATTTACCGGACCATTAATTATGACGCAGCGATTGCAGCAAAACTAAACCTGCATAACAGCGGGTTAACGAGCAGCAAACAGGATGGAGAACTACAAAAGTCGTTTTTTGAACAGCGGGATTTAAATGATTTTGCCGATGATATTGAAGCCTATCACCAATTGATGATAGACATTGTTAATCAGCAAACCGTATCAACTAACTACGTATTGCAGGGCTGTAAGGTGCAACGAATTTTTGTAGATGGCGGTTTCAGTAAAAACAGTGTGTTTATGCACCTGCTGGCACTGGCCTATCCCCAGCTGGAGGTTTATGCCGCATCAATGGCCCAGGCTACCGCTGTAGGCACAGCCTTAGCTATCCATTCCTGTTGGAACAGCAAAGCGCTGCCCCATGATTTGATTGAGCTGAAGTATTATTCGGGAGCAAAAGAGGTCGTTTAG
- a CDS encoding TIM barrel protein, with protein sequence MQLEKSIIEEANHKQYPAHQRRFDFVAEDISGLDTILKKLGDFNIAIPSWALGTGGTRFGRFSGGGEPRSLEEKIEDVGLIHALNRSSNSISLHIPWDIPKNADAIKAHAAQLGLHFDAVNSNTFQDQATQELSYKYGSLHHVDKAVRKQAIAHNIEVIKYGVELDSKALSVWLSDGSNFPGQLNMRGAFERTLESLQEIYEALPADWKVWVEYKPYEPNFYSTTIGDWGQSYLLSSKLGSKAQTLVDLGHHLGSTNIEQIVALLLMEGKLAGFHFNDSKYGDDDLTVGSINPYQLFLIFNELVEGMDARGMNHATAIGWMIDASHNVKDPIEDLIQSVEAIKIAYAQALLVDVTALKQAQQDNDVVKAQEILQHAYRTDVRPLLAEARLRAGGTLDPLALYRAQAVRNQLINERGAKAVSTGL encoded by the coding sequence ATGCAATTAGAGAAGAGCATAATTGAAGAAGCTAACCACAAACAATACCCCGCGCACCAACGCAGGTTTGATTTTGTGGCAGAGGATATCAGCGGACTGGACACCATCCTGAAAAAATTAGGTGATTTTAATATCGCCATACCAAGCTGGGCTTTAGGTACAGGCGGCACACGTTTCGGCCGGTTCTCGGGCGGTGGCGAACCGCGCAGCCTGGAAGAAAAAATTGAAGATGTGGGTTTAATTCATGCATTAAACCGCAGCAGCAATTCTATTTCGCTACACATTCCCTGGGATATCCCTAAAAACGCGGATGCTATTAAAGCACATGCCGCACAATTGGGGCTACATTTTGATGCGGTTAACTCCAATACCTTCCAGGACCAGGCAACGCAGGAGTTGAGCTATAAATACGGTTCATTGCACCATGTAGATAAAGCTGTGCGCAAGCAAGCTATTGCCCACAATATTGAAGTCATTAAGTATGGGGTTGAGTTAGATTCAAAAGCATTATCGGTTTGGTTATCCGATGGATCAAATTTTCCGGGGCAACTAAATATGCGTGGCGCTTTTGAGCGTACGTTGGAAAGTTTGCAGGAAATTTACGAAGCCCTGCCAGCCGATTGGAAGGTTTGGGTTGAGTACAAACCTTACGAGCCTAACTTTTATTCGACCACTATTGGCGATTGGGGCCAATCCTACCTGTTATCGTCCAAATTAGGCAGCAAGGCACAAACCCTGGTGGATTTGGGGCACCATTTGGGCAGCACCAATATTGAGCAAATTGTTGCTTTATTACTAATGGAAGGCAAGCTGGCCGGTTTCCACTTTAACGACTCTAAATATGGGGATGATGACCTTACCGTAGGCAGCATCAACCCATACCAATTGTTCCTGATATTTAATGAACTGGTAGAGGGTATGGATGCCCGCGGTATGAACCATGCAACAGCCATTGGCTGGATGATTGATGCATCGCATAATGTGAAAGACCCTATCGAGGATCTGATCCAATCGGTAGAAGCCATTAAAATTGCCTATGCACAGGCCTTATTAGTTGATGTAACCGCACTAAAACAAGCGCAACAGGATAATGATGTAGTTAAAGCACAGGAAATATTGCAGCATGCTTACCGTACTGATGTACGCCCGCTATTGGCCGAGGCACGTTTACGTGCAGGAGGAACGCTGGATCCCCTTGCCTTGTACAGGGCACAGGCCGTACGTAACCAATTGATTAACGAACGCGGGGCAAAAGCGGTATCAACCGGATTATAA
- a CDS encoding alpha/beta hydrolase, producing the protein MKKLKLLHRHILALENKEDVDLTAMLWQLICYSPKMPPRLQQQQLLDEAEKFTLPVDDPHFAKSVLNFNGFIWGDGSKKVLITHGWGSKAIDFDEVITGLKAIDDIQIIAFDAPGNGSSEGELSNLILFAKAAEATISRYGAPDVMIGHSLGAMANVIAINETNIKPALQISIAPLIKLKENFKATMNAAEVPVSAQENFFESFRELFELDASYFDINSKHITGALKHWLAFDREDRVSPYIYLQEFLSVNPETITHEYFELGHERIIKDAGVVGDIVGLVKAV; encoded by the coding sequence ATGAAGAAACTAAAACTATTGCACCGCCACATCCTCGCTTTAGAGAATAAAGAAGATGTTGATTTAACAGCTATGCTTTGGCAACTCATCTGCTATTCGCCCAAAATGCCGCCGAGGTTACAGCAACAGCAATTGTTAGATGAAGCAGAAAAGTTTACCCTGCCGGTTGACGATCCGCATTTTGCAAAATCGGTATTAAACTTTAATGGTTTTATTTGGGGCGATGGCAGCAAAAAAGTTTTGATAACACATGGCTGGGGATCAAAAGCGATTGATTTTGATGAAGTGATAACCGGGTTAAAAGCAATTGATGATATCCAGATCATTGCCTTTGACGCGCCGGGCAATGGCAGTTCGGAAGGGGAACTATCCAACCTGATATTATTTGCAAAAGCTGCCGAGGCAACTATCAGCCGGTATGGTGCACCGGATGTTATGATAGGTCATTCATTGGGGGCCATGGCCAACGTGATAGCCATAAACGAAACTAATATTAAACCGGCTTTGCAGATTAGCATTGCCCCGCTAATTAAACTAAAAGAAAACTTTAAAGCCACGATGAATGCCGCCGAAGTACCGGTATCGGCACAGGAAAATTTTTTTGAAAGTTTCAGGGAGCTTTTTGAACTGGATGCTTCTTATTTCGATATCAACAGCAAACACATAACCGGGGCGCTAAAGCATTGGCTGGCTTTTGATCGGGAAGACAGGGTATCGCCTTATATTTATTTGCAGGAATTTTTGAGCGTTAATCCAGAGACTATTACGCACGAATATTTTGAACTTGGGCACGAAAGGATTATTAAAGACGCCGGCGTTGTGGGGGATATTGTGGGGTTGGTGAAGGCGGTATAA
- a CDS encoding tetratricopeptide repeat protein, which produces MKKVLFLLLLPVTTFAQTANTYIQNGNARANEKDYKGAVQNFTRAIELNDKSSDAYFYRANANGNLRDFKSAIADYTKTVALKPDFTTAYFYKANAESNVQDYQAAIDDFNRAIALGPKTAEMFLYRGNAKSNLKDYAGAIADFTIALQLSPDRAEIYEYRGIAKNNKGNFAAAIDDYNIAIKLNPQKGVVYGYRAGAKASMGDQNGAVADYTIAISINPQNAEAFLYRANAKAELQDFKGAIEDYKKAASINPELKNVFLYLANTQGKMGDSKGALDYFNKSIAQHPQLALLYLYRGVVESNMNNYEAAMDDFNKSISLGNRSAEAYQSRSYAKLSANNPSGAKLDADTAIAIDPKNINGYISRSKAKLAMKDTSGVMADLALAIAINGKSDEAYLVRGDTHRDLGDMVAAINDYTKAIQANPNYTYAYLNRAIEKDKMNDKIGAVRDFEKLIAIAPKKEEAYTRLGNVSNFYKYTANGVQLFTAAIALNPVNSNFYLHRGEAKAAGGDLAGALADFDAGLAKNPKNTAILLKRGLVKATKDDYAGAMADFNTSLKIDSTSDAAALPYQNKGYIETKQGNYKAAMKDLDRAVSIFSNEETFLFRGDLRLILKDYAGAADDYHNAIYLNPTYARALAHSGIAKSYLGDAQGVNEDFAAALKADPNSADTYTDRAAAKVNLKDAAGAVADCNQAIKLNLKHSRAYLQRGLAKIALNDKAGACADMNKAAEFGSKDAPAVIAKYCK; this is translated from the coding sequence ATGAAAAAAGTCCTATTCCTCCTACTTTTACCGGTTACTACATTTGCTCAAACAGCAAACACTTATATCCAAAACGGAAATGCCAGGGCTAATGAAAAAGACTATAAAGGAGCTGTTCAAAATTTCACAAGGGCTATCGAATTAAATGATAAAAGCAGCGATGCTTATTTCTATCGTGCAAACGCAAATGGCAACCTCCGTGATTTTAAGTCGGCCATTGCCGATTATACTAAAACTGTTGCCCTCAAGCCCGATTTTACTACCGCATATTTTTATAAAGCAAATGCCGAAAGTAATGTGCAGGACTACCAGGCTGCTATTGACGATTTTAACCGGGCAATTGCACTGGGGCCCAAAACGGCCGAAATGTTCCTCTATCGGGGCAATGCAAAATCAAACCTTAAAGACTATGCAGGTGCCATTGCCGATTTTACGATAGCCTTACAGCTATCGCCGGATAGGGCAGAGATTTATGAATATAGAGGCATAGCTAAAAACAACAAAGGAAATTTTGCTGCTGCCATTGACGATTATAATATCGCCATCAAACTAAATCCCCAAAAAGGTGTCGTTTATGGGTACCGCGCCGGTGCAAAAGCAAGCATGGGTGACCAGAATGGAGCAGTTGCCGACTATACAATCGCCATAAGTATTAACCCTCAAAACGCCGAAGCTTTTTTATATCGTGCAAATGCCAAAGCCGAACTACAGGATTTTAAGGGCGCTATTGAGGATTACAAGAAGGCAGCCTCGATAAATCCGGAGCTCAAAAATGTTTTTCTTTACCTGGCCAATACCCAGGGCAAAATGGGCGACAGTAAAGGCGCGCTTGACTATTTTAACAAATCAATTGCGCAGCATCCCCAACTTGCCCTGCTATATCTTTACCGTGGTGTAGTTGAGAGCAACATGAATAATTATGAGGCCGCTATGGATGACTTCAACAAGTCAATTAGTTTAGGGAACAGGAGTGCCGAAGCCTACCAAAGCCGGTCATATGCAAAGCTATCTGCAAATAACCCTTCAGGAGCTAAACTGGATGCCGATACTGCAATAGCTATTGATCCTAAAAACATAAATGGCTATATAAGCCGCAGTAAAGCAAAACTGGCCATGAAGGACACCAGCGGCGTAATGGCCGACCTTGCCCTGGCCATAGCCATTAACGGCAAAAGCGACGAAGCCTATTTGGTGCGCGGCGACACTCACCGCGATCTTGGTGATATGGTGGCGGCTATAAATGATTACACAAAAGCCATTCAGGCAAATCCAAACTACACGTACGCTTATTTAAACCGCGCTATTGAAAAAGATAAGATGAATGATAAGATTGGCGCTGTAAGGGATTTTGAAAAACTGATAGCTATAGCACCAAAAAAAGAAGAAGCTTACACACGGCTGGGAAATGTGAGCAATTTTTATAAATACACAGCCAATGGCGTACAATTATTTACCGCCGCTATCGCGCTAAACCCGGTCAATTCAAATTTCTACCTGCACCGCGGCGAGGCTAAGGCTGCAGGAGGCGATCTTGCCGGTGCATTGGCCGATTTTGACGCGGGCCTGGCTAAAAACCCTAAAAACACCGCCATACTACTTAAACGCGGCTTGGTTAAGGCTACTAAAGACGATTACGCGGGTGCAATGGCCGATTTTAATACCTCTTTAAAAATCGATTCCACATCTGATGCCGCGGCTTTGCCGTATCAAAATAAAGGCTACATAGAAACCAAACAAGGCAACTATAAAGCAGCTATGAAAGACCTTGACAGGGCTGTTTCCATATTTTCAAACGAAGAAACTTTTTTATTCAGGGGCGATCTGAGGCTTATTTTAAAAGATTATGCAGGCGCAGCAGACGACTACCATAACGCCATTTATCTTAACCCTACCTACGCCAGGGCGCTGGCTCATAGCGGCATAGCCAAAAGCTACCTGGGCGATGCGCAAGGTGTAAATGAAGATTTTGCAGCTGCCCTAAAAGCCGACCCCAACAGCGCCGATACCTACACCGACCGTGCCGCTGCCAAGGTAAACCTAAAGGATGCCGCAGGTGCAGTTGCCGATTGCAACCAGGCTATAAAGCTTAATTTGAAACACTCACGTGCCTATTTGCAACGCGGCCTTGCCAAAATAGCGCTTAATGATAAAGCTGGGGCATGTGCCGATATGAATAAAGCCGCCGAATTTGGATCGAAAGATGCCCCGGCGGTTATTGCAAAGTATTGCAAATAA